Proteins encoded in a region of the Pseudothermotoga elfii DSM 9442 = NBRC 107921 genome:
- a CDS encoding M20 family metallopeptidase, with the protein MILKEVISKQIDSIKEELVKMSKKIFELSELSYQEKKSSRLLSDFLENNGFTVERGVGGLETSFVAKIGEKKPKIALLAEYDALPAVGHACGHNMIGVMSCGAAVGFKNAVKNIDFTLMVIGCPAEEHGAGKKDLIKAGIFDDIDVAMMIHPASMSTGYDIAYAIKRYKIEFFGKSAHAAADPSKGINALDAMILLFSSIGLLRQQLPEKVRIHGIITNGGQSFNTIPEYTSAEIGIRALTMEEVNFLEDKLRLLVQGASAMSGCKNKITVEEEMPEVYVNVPLANTLEKNYKLLGEKITSRTYEQGVGSTDMGAVTQIVPAIHGYINITDGKDIPTHTREFAQAANSEYGYEAMIRATKALAFTIYDISSNKELLTEIKEYFSQRRRDF; encoded by the coding sequence ATGATTTTGAAAGAAGTCATTTCAAAGCAAATCGACTCTATAAAAGAAGAACTGGTTAAAATGTCGAAAAAGATATTCGAGCTATCTGAACTTTCTTACCAGGAAAAAAAGTCATCCAGACTCCTGTCAGATTTTCTGGAAAACAATGGCTTCACTGTTGAAAGAGGCGTTGGAGGTCTTGAAACATCTTTTGTGGCAAAAATAGGTGAGAAAAAACCAAAGATAGCCTTGCTGGCTGAGTACGACGCACTTCCCGCTGTTGGACATGCATGCGGGCACAACATGATAGGCGTAATGAGCTGTGGTGCGGCGGTGGGGTTCAAAAATGCTGTGAAAAATATAGATTTTACATTGATGGTGATTGGCTGTCCTGCTGAAGAACACGGAGCAGGCAAAAAAGATCTCATAAAAGCTGGAATTTTCGATGATATCGATGTCGCTATGATGATACATCCAGCATCGATGAGCACAGGTTATGACATAGCTTACGCGATAAAAAGATATAAGATAGAATTTTTTGGTAAATCTGCACATGCCGCTGCTGACCCATCAAAGGGAATTAACGCACTTGACGCAATGATACTCCTCTTTAGCTCCATAGGCCTTCTCCGCCAGCAGCTTCCCGAGAAAGTAAGAATCCACGGGATCATAACCAATGGTGGACAATCTTTTAACACGATACCTGAATACACATCTGCGGAAATTGGAATTAGAGCTCTGACAATGGAAGAAGTAAACTTTCTTGAAGACAAATTAAGGCTTCTCGTTCAGGGAGCGTCCGCGATGAGTGGATGTAAAAATAAAATCACTGTCGAAGAAGAGATGCCCGAAGTTTATGTCAACGTTCCTCTGGCAAACACCCTTGAAAAAAACTACAAATTACTGGGTGAAAAAATAACGTCGAGAACTTATGAACAAGGAGTCGGATCGACCGACATGGGGGCCGTAACACAAATTGTTCCAGCGATCCATGGGTATATAAACATTACAGATGGCAAAGATATACCAACACACACAAGAGAGTTCGCACAGGCTGCCAATTCCGAATACGGCTATGAAGCGATGATCCGGGCAACGAAAGCACTTGCTTTTACGATTTATGATATTTCTTCAAACAAAGAACTTCTAACAGAAATCAAGGAATATTTTTCTCAAAGGAGGAGGGATTTTTGA
- a CDS encoding ABC transporter ATP-binding protein, whose product MKPLLTVEDLAVEFRISNSKLRAPDGISFSVMENECVGLVGESGSGKSVTALAIMNLVPAPQGRIVRGKIIFEGLDLLAINKHPRGTKISMVFQNPMNSLNPNIKIGKQLTEVLQEHYNLNYREAMERVIRVMQELGIPDPEKMIDRYPFEYSGGMRQRTMIAMAVLCNPKLLIADEPTTALDVTIQAQIIQLFKKLKEKSRTSILFISHDLSVISQIADRIIVMYAGKICEISPTTDLFRNPLHPYTAGLINSIPGANERGTKLMAIPGNIPDLTNPPEGCRFHPRCSRKLPICSRKEPPVILYEQRSVSCWLYEGVNT is encoded by the coding sequence TTGAAACCTCTTCTAACAGTGGAAGATCTCGCTGTTGAATTTAGAATATCAAATTCAAAACTCAGAGCACCTGACGGTATCTCTTTTAGCGTCATGGAAAATGAGTGCGTTGGGCTCGTTGGAGAAAGCGGTTCTGGAAAAAGCGTGACAGCTCTTGCAATAATGAATCTTGTTCCTGCGCCTCAGGGGCGCATAGTCAGAGGAAAAATCATTTTCGAAGGCCTGGACCTCTTGGCGATCAACAAACATCCAAGAGGGACAAAAATAAGCATGGTTTTTCAGAATCCAATGAATTCATTAAATCCAAATATCAAAATAGGGAAGCAGTTAACCGAGGTGCTTCAAGAACACTACAACTTGAATTACAGAGAAGCAATGGAAAGAGTTATACGGGTCATGCAGGAACTTGGCATCCCAGATCCTGAAAAAATGATCGATAGATACCCGTTTGAATATAGTGGTGGAATGAGGCAAAGAACAATGATCGCAATGGCGGTTCTCTGCAACCCAAAACTTTTGATAGCAGATGAACCAACTACGGCCCTCGATGTTACTATTCAGGCACAGATAATACAGCTCTTCAAAAAACTGAAAGAGAAATCAAGAACGTCTATACTTTTTATAAGCCATGATTTGAGTGTAATTTCCCAGATTGCTGACAGAATAATTGTCATGTATGCTGGAAAGATCTGTGAAATCTCACCAACAACTGATCTTTTTAGAAACCCTCTTCATCCATATACAGCAGGGTTAATCAACTCTATACCCGGAGCAAATGAACGAGGCACAAAACTCATGGCAATACCGGGAAATATCCCAGATCTTACAAATCCACCTGAGGGTTGCAGATTTCACCCAAGATGTTCCAGAAAATTACCTATTTGTTCTCGAAAAGAACCACCAGTGATCTTATACGAGCAAAGATCTGTCAGCTGCTGGTTATATGAAGGAGTGAACACCTGA
- a CDS encoding ABC transporter ATP-binding protein, whose translation MLRVENLSKNFPVEFDIFGKPKRFLKAVQDVSFQVEKGSVFSIVGESGSGKSTIARILSGIYNPSSGKIYYEGKILKDAKRIKDIQIVFQDPETSLNPRKTISFIVEEGLLVHRSASRLERKKIVRDAIESVGLTSDILKKYPHQLSGGQKQRVAIARSLVLKPKLLILDEPTSALDVSVQAQILNLLMELKELYSLTYILITHDLKIVNHLSDQVMVLYLGQIMEMGRCDSIIENPFHPYTKSLIESIPKPGENNLENFSLSGEMPSPLNPPEGCAFQTRCPVAFEKCSKKPPLMNFRGRKVRCHLYNQEV comes from the coding sequence ATGCTCAGGGTAGAAAATCTCTCAAAGAATTTTCCCGTGGAATTTGACATATTTGGCAAACCAAAGCGCTTTCTAAAAGCTGTCCAGGATGTCTCTTTTCAGGTAGAAAAGGGTTCTGTTTTCAGCATCGTTGGTGAAAGTGGATCTGGAAAATCCACGATAGCACGTATTTTGAGTGGCATATACAATCCATCCAGTGGAAAAATATATTACGAAGGAAAAATACTCAAAGACGCTAAAAGAATTAAAGACATCCAAATAGTATTTCAAGATCCAGAAACATCACTCAATCCCAGAAAAACTATCTCGTTTATTGTAGAAGAGGGACTTCTGGTTCACAGATCAGCAAGCAGGCTTGAGCGAAAAAAAATAGTCAGAGACGCTATCGAATCTGTCGGGTTGACGTCAGATATTTTGAAAAAATATCCTCATCAACTCAGTGGTGGTCAAAAACAGAGAGTTGCCATTGCCCGCAGTTTGGTGTTAAAACCCAAATTGCTCATACTCGATGAACCAACATCAGCTCTCGATGTATCCGTTCAAGCACAGATATTGAATCTCTTGATGGAGCTGAAAGAACTTTACAGTTTAACGTATATATTGATCACTCATGACCTGAAGATAGTTAATCATCTATCAGATCAGGTAATGGTTCTGTATCTCGGGCAAATCATGGAAATGGGTAGGTGCGATTCGATCATAGAAAATCCCTTCCACCCATACACAAAAAGCTTAATTGAGTCCATTCCAAAACCTGGTGAAAACAATCTTGAAAATTTTTCCCTTTCTGGAGAAATGCCAAGTCCTCTGAATCCGCCGGAGGGGTGCGCTTTTCAAACAAGATGCCCTGTGGCGTTTGAAAAATGTTCCAAAAAACCACCATTAATGAATTTTAGAGGCAGAAAAGTTCGATGCCATCTGTACAATCAGGAGGTGTAG
- a CDS encoding DUF1177 domain-containing protein, whose product MLSQVETITELLDSPYVDGKKVCELFENYQGVKAEYETITTSRGKTDIVRITIEGQQNDAPVLGIIGQLGGVGARPEMIGLVSDADGAIAALASALKLAQMKQKGENLSGTVFVATHICPHAPTIQHKPVPFMDSPVGVRQALKLMIRRKLDAILSIDTTKGNRIAKKKGFAISPTVLKGYILKVSDNLLDIYERVTGTEPFVLPITFQDITPYGNGVYHINSIMQPCTVAIDVPVVGVAITTQVPVAGCATGASSEVDIEQAARFCVEVAKYFGRGEVRFYDKDEFKKIESLYGDLTFLVYAGEECDE is encoded by the coding sequence ATGCTTTCTCAAGTTGAGACAATCACAGAACTTCTGGATAGTCCATATGTAGATGGAAAGAAAGTCTGTGAACTGTTTGAAAATTATCAAGGTGTCAAAGCTGAATATGAAACAATCACAACAAGCAGAGGTAAAACAGACATCGTGAGAATAACTATCGAAGGTCAGCAAAATGATGCTCCAGTCCTTGGAATCATTGGCCAGCTTGGTGGAGTCGGGGCAAGACCAGAAATGATAGGTCTTGTTAGCGATGCAGATGGAGCAATCGCTGCACTGGCAAGCGCGTTAAAGCTTGCACAGATGAAGCAAAAAGGAGAAAATCTTTCAGGAACAGTTTTCGTAGCAACCCATATCTGTCCTCATGCACCCACGATTCAACATAAACCCGTACCATTTATGGATTCACCTGTAGGCGTCAGGCAGGCTTTAAAATTGATGATCAGAAGAAAATTAGATGCTATTCTCTCAATCGATACAACAAAAGGAAACCGTATTGCCAAAAAGAAGGGGTTTGCTATTTCACCAACTGTGCTAAAAGGGTATATACTAAAAGTGTCAGACAATTTGCTTGACATTTATGAACGTGTTACAGGAACAGAGCCTTTTGTACTACCGATAACATTTCAAGACATCACTCCATATGGAAACGGAGTGTATCATATAAATAGTATAATGCAACCATGTACTGTAGCCATAGATGTTCCTGTTGTTGGAGTCGCTATAACAACGCAGGTACCTGTTGCTGGATGCGCAACAGGGGCATCAAGTGAAGTAGACATAGAACAAGCTGCGCGGTTTTGTGTTGAAGTCGCAAAGTATTTTGGCCGGGGCGAGGTTAGATTTTACGACAAAGATGAATTTAAAAAAATTGAATCTCTTTACGGGGATCTGACTTTTTTAGTTTATGCTGGAGAGGAGTGTGATGAATGA
- a CDS encoding cupin domain-containing protein, which produces MNSELDNIGEKIRSLRQSKKLTVRELAKLSGVTPGLISQIEHGKVSPSLSTLKAILSALGETIISLVEQDVGDQIIKGIVRKEERRKVIVSPGLTYELLSSKNNAYSMFISYLEPGADSGESFYAHEGIESGIVIQGEVEITVGDKSIVLREGDSITYPSTIPHRWKNVGNVTAVGVWVVSPPSF; this is translated from the coding sequence ATGAATAGCGAGTTGGACAACATAGGTGAAAAAATCAGATCACTCAGACAATCAAAAAAATTGACAGTCAGAGAACTCGCAAAGTTGTCTGGCGTAACTCCCGGCTTAATAAGTCAGATTGAGCATGGCAAAGTATCACCGTCTTTAAGCACTTTAAAAGCTATTCTTTCGGCTCTTGGAGAAACGATAATTTCTCTCGTAGAACAAGATGTTGGAGATCAGATCATAAAAGGTATTGTTAGAAAGGAAGAAAGAAGAAAGGTTATTGTCTCTCCCGGCTTGACTTACGAGCTTCTTTCATCAAAGAATAACGCTTATTCCATGTTCATTTCTTATCTGGAGCCCGGGGCGGATAGTGGGGAATCTTTTTATGCTCATGAAGGCATTGAATCGGGGATAGTTATTCAGGGAGAAGTTGAGATTACTGTTGGTGACAAATCAATTGTTTTGAGGGAAGGTGACAGCATAACCTACCCTTCCACGATACCGCATCGGTGGAAAAATGTTGGAAACGTCACTGCAGTGGGTGTGTGGGTAGTTAGCCCGCCAAGTTTTTAG
- the flgB gene encoding flagellar basal body rod protein FlgB has protein sequence MFNENFQIIKTAMDVAILRQNIFAQNIANAETPGYKRKYVVFEELLNQAMSMKMKTTDDNHIQTEKSVVKPQIKEEESFFYRNDENGVDLEIEIAQMTANGLKYEVLSRLMSKNIEYYNTVLRSA, from the coding sequence ATGTTCAACGAGAATTTCCAAATAATAAAAACAGCTATGGATGTAGCAATATTAAGACAGAATATCTTTGCCCAGAACATTGCTAATGCAGAAACACCCGGATACAAAAGAAAATATGTTGTCTTTGAAGAACTTCTCAATCAGGCTATGAGCATGAAGATGAAAACCACAGATGACAATCATATACAAACAGAGAAATCTGTGGTTAAACCTCAGATAAAAGAAGAGGAAAGCTTCTTTTACAGAAACGATGAAAACGGGGTGGACTTAGAAATTGAAATAGCTCAAATGACAGCTAATGGATTAAAATATGAAGTACTCTCGCGCTTGATGAGCAAAAATATTGAATATTACAACACTGTTCTAAGGAGTGCTTGA
- the flgC gene encoding flagellar basal body rod protein FlgC, which translates to MNEFLIMNVSASGMTAQRLRVDIISSNIANSETTRTDRGTPYRRRVPVFSEYLISDGKSASTGVKVVRIEEDPSPFRLVYDPSHPDADENGYVSLPNVNVLREMVDLISAQRSYEANISAFNTTKSMINSALQIGRG; encoded by the coding sequence ATGAACGAATTTCTTATCATGAATGTCAGCGCATCTGGTATGACAGCTCAGAGATTAAGAGTTGATATAATATCAAGTAACATAGCCAATTCAGAAACAACAAGGACCGATCGGGGTACACCTTATAGAAGGCGTGTACCTGTTTTCTCAGAATATCTGATAAGCGACGGTAAATCTGCGAGCACGGGCGTGAAAGTTGTAAGAATTGAAGAAGATCCGTCACCATTCAGGCTCGTTTATGATCCTTCACACCCGGATGCAGATGAGAATGGTTATGTAAGTTTGCCTAACGTCAATGTACTCAGAGAAATGGTTGATTTAATAAGTGCACAGAGATCTTACGAAGCAAATATTTCTGCGTTTAATACAACAAAGTCCATGATCAACAGTGCCCTTCAAATAGGGAGGGGTTAA
- the fliE gene encoding flagellar hook-basal body complex protein FliE translates to MVDKISGINQDLNSLNQTSEKKKSENDFAEIFKSAINKVNQIQKNAEQMSADFALGKISNIHEVIIEAEKASIALKLTTEVRNRIVEAYREIMRMQL, encoded by the coding sequence ATGGTAGACAAAATATCAGGAATAAATCAAGATTTGAATTCATTGAACCAGACCTCAGAGAAAAAGAAAAGCGAAAATGATTTTGCAGAGATTTTTAAGAGCGCCATCAATAAAGTGAATCAAATTCAAAAAAATGCCGAACAGATGTCTGCAGATTTTGCGCTTGGAAAAATCAGCAATATACATGAAGTGATAATTGAGGCAGAGAAAGCAAGCATTGCCCTCAAACTAACAACAGAAGTAAGAAACAGAATAGTTGAAGCTTACAGGGAAATAATGAGAATGCAGTTATAA
- a CDS encoding glycosyltransferase family 4 protein, producing MKIALVHFRAGETDGVSLEMAKWKRVLEKMGHDVFYISGDLYEVGGVQISTISMRNQVNLWIHRNAFEKLSVDEKFFIRIFQKYVQQIRSELEAKAPPADIFIVNNIFSLGFNLAAAVAIDQYARENKVKVVGHHHDFYWERERYSNSQMGFVEKILDDYFPPKNSNMVHVTINNIARNELISRKGVNSFVIPNVFDFDQPQWVIDDYNRDLRGKLGISDKDFVLLHATRIVERKAIEIAMDFAEYLQKFVKKEVHFVVGGFPEKESLGYFQKLQKKADNIKVKTHFAYPLLRQNRSNREEKFYSFWDIYAISDAITYTSVLEGWGNQLIEAVFARKPLIVFEYPVYKTDIKPLGFDFISLSDAVVWNEKTGFYEIDKNILQKAAKKLAGLIGRTEELEKKVKQNFDIGKKYLSLESLEKRLDELMKNL from the coding sequence ATGAAAATCGCCCTCGTTCATTTCAGAGCTGGTGAGACAGATGGTGTTTCCTTGGAAATGGCGAAATGGAAACGTGTTCTTGAGAAAATGGGGCATGATGTTTTCTATATTTCAGGAGATCTGTACGAAGTTGGTGGAGTCCAGATTTCAACTATATCAATGAGAAATCAGGTGAATCTGTGGATTCATAGAAACGCATTTGAAAAATTATCAGTTGACGAGAAATTTTTCATCAGAATCTTTCAGAAATATGTTCAACAGATCAGATCGGAGCTGGAAGCCAAAGCACCTCCAGCGGATATTTTCATAGTCAACAATATCTTTTCTCTCGGTTTCAATTTGGCTGCAGCAGTGGCGATTGATCAGTATGCGCGGGAAAATAAGGTGAAGGTTGTAGGGCATCACCATGATTTTTACTGGGAGCGCGAGAGATATTCTAATTCCCAAATGGGTTTTGTAGAGAAGATTTTAGATGACTATTTCCCACCCAAAAATAGCAATATGGTGCATGTTACCATAAACAATATAGCAAGAAATGAACTTATTTCACGCAAAGGTGTAAATTCTTTTGTAATACCAAATGTTTTTGATTTCGATCAACCACAGTGGGTGATAGATGACTACAACAGAGATTTGAGAGGCAAACTTGGCATATCTGATAAGGATTTTGTTTTGTTGCATGCAACGCGTATTGTTGAGAGGAAAGCTATAGAAATTGCGATGGATTTTGCGGAATATCTTCAAAAATTTGTTAAAAAAGAAGTTCATTTCGTCGTTGGTGGATTTCCCGAAAAAGAATCGCTTGGCTATTTTCAGAAGCTTCAAAAAAAAGCTGATAATATAAAAGTTAAAACTCATTTTGCTTATCCTTTGTTGAGGCAGAACAGGTCAAACAGAGAAGAGAAATTCTACTCTTTCTGGGACATATACGCGATATCTGATGCAATAACCTATACTTCTGTTCTGGAAGGTTGGGGAAATCAACTCATTGAAGCTGTTTTTGCGAGAAAGCCATTGATTGTTTTTGAATATCCTGTTTACAAAACTGATATAAAGCCTCTTGGATTTGATTTCATATCTTTATCTGATGCAGTTGTGTGGAACGAAAAAACCGGGTTTTATGAAATAGACAAAAATATTTTGCAAAAAGCAGCCAAAAAGCTTGCAGGACTAATCGGCAGAACAGAAGAGCTCGAAAAAAAAGTAAAACAAAACTTCGACATAGGGAAAAAATATCTGTCCTTAGAAAGCTTGGAAAAAAGACTTGATGAGCTGATGAAAAATTTATAA
- a CDS encoding MurR/RpiR family transcriptional regulator: MIFDYLLGIFDRLSDSEKKVAMYILERPDDVIHYSITEFARVVDVSETTIYRVIKKMKFKGYQAFKIELIRQTSGVKSVPLTNMETLDEYVEEIKSLAERMKTTLKKDDLQKAADWIVQSQKTIFFGVGLSSVVAEYGSLLLSLLGFSSFCYNDPHVQVIVATGLCEKDLVISVSHSGNIRDTVKSTQVARDVGARTVAVTAGINSPLSSVVDIALYSPVARFEKYEFLRGNLGEMAVLEILFKMVLKKIYGEKESHLNDLSEVLKPKMYSGGEQ; this comes from the coding sequence GTGATATTTGATTACCTTCTTGGAATATTCGACAGATTGAGCGATTCAGAGAAAAAAGTAGCGATGTATATACTTGAAAGACCTGATGATGTGATCCATTATTCTATAACTGAGTTTGCAAGGGTCGTTGATGTTAGTGAAACCACTATATACAGAGTAATTAAGAAGATGAAATTCAAAGGATATCAGGCATTTAAAATAGAATTGATTAGACAGACAAGTGGTGTGAAATCTGTTCCTCTGACAAACATGGAAACACTTGATGAATATGTGGAGGAGATCAAATCTCTTGCAGAAAGAATGAAGACGACTCTCAAAAAGGATGATTTGCAAAAGGCAGCTGACTGGATCGTACAATCTCAAAAAACTATATTTTTTGGTGTAGGACTTTCATCTGTGGTTGCTGAGTATGGTAGTTTGTTGCTATCTTTACTTGGTTTTTCCTCATTTTGCTACAACGATCCCCATGTACAGGTTATCGTGGCAACAGGCCTCTGTGAGAAAGATCTTGTGATCTCAGTCAGTCATAGTGGAAACATAAGAGATACCGTGAAATCAACTCAGGTTGCGAGAGATGTTGGTGCCAGAACAGTGGCTGTAACTGCCGGAATAAATTCTCCTCTGTCGAGTGTTGTGGATATTGCCCTTTATAGTCCAGTTGCGAGATTTGAAAAGTATGAATTTCTCAGAGGAAATCTTGGAGAAATGGCGGTTCTGGAGATTCTATTCAAGATGGTTCTGAAGAAAATATATGGAGAAAAAGAAAGTCATCTCAACGATCTTTCGGAAGTGCTCAAACCGAAAATGTATAGTGGTGGTGAGCAATGA
- a CDS encoding glycosyltransferase family 2 protein — MIVEYVNEVHDLKKYDVLVGIPSYNNAETIANVASVAAKGCLDLNLKALIVNSDGGSTDGTIDAFMNSDTFGVEKMSFKYRGIAGKGSAVRALLEVAHKVRAEVFIMLDSDLRSVQPWWIERLASPIIHGKTDYVAPFYLRHKYDGTITNNICYPLTSVLYGLKIRQPIGGDFGVGRRLIETYLSKPVDTWQTNVARFGIDIWMTTIAINESNKKPLQAALGAKVHDVKDPGKHLQNMFVQVVQTLFDLMLAYEDKWKNVNKVEKCYVYGEQPNQIVEKIVIDLPGLKEKARNFLKNRLEHISYLPWKIVDSVVNSGQIKVDDWVEIVYQVALHYKKTADEQAIVDLLPFYFARIASFVEETRGVDDCVAEEVIEKQLGVFLQLKPSFSKRWFG, encoded by the coding sequence ATGATTGTGGAGTATGTCAATGAGGTTCATGATTTAAAGAAATATGATGTACTGGTAGGTATACCGAGTTACAATAATGCTGAGACAATAGCAAATGTGGCAAGTGTAGCTGCAAAAGGTTGTCTGGATCTCAATTTGAAGGCTTTGATAGTTAATTCTGATGGAGGCTCTACTGATGGCACTATCGATGCATTCATGAATAGTGATACGTTTGGAGTGGAAAAAATGTCTTTCAAATACAGGGGTATAGCTGGAAAAGGTAGCGCTGTTAGAGCTCTCTTAGAAGTTGCACACAAGGTGAGAGCAGAAGTCTTTATAATGCTTGATTCAGATTTGCGAAGTGTTCAGCCGTGGTGGATAGAAAGGCTCGCATCACCAATTATTCATGGGAAGACAGATTACGTGGCGCCGTTTTATCTGAGACATAAATATGACGGAACCATAACGAACAATATCTGTTATCCGCTGACCTCTGTTCTGTACGGATTAAAAATTCGCCAGCCCATAGGTGGAGATTTCGGTGTCGGACGCAGATTAATAGAAACTTACCTTTCAAAACCAGTCGATACCTGGCAGACAAACGTGGCAAGATTTGGTATAGATATCTGGATGACAACAATTGCCATAAATGAATCAAACAAAAAGCCTTTACAAGCGGCTCTTGGAGCAAAAGTTCACGATGTTAAAGATCCTGGTAAGCATCTTCAAAATATGTTTGTTCAAGTTGTACAGACTCTCTTTGATTTGATGCTGGCTTATGAAGATAAATGGAAGAACGTCAACAAAGTTGAAAAGTGTTATGTGTACGGGGAGCAGCCCAACCAGATTGTGGAGAAAATCGTGATAGATCTTCCCGGTTTGAAAGAAAAAGCGCGAAACTTTTTGAAAAACAGGCTGGAACATATATCCTATTTGCCGTGGAAAATAGTTGATTCCGTTGTTAACTCAGGGCAGATAAAAGTTGATGATTGGGTTGAAATTGTTTATCAGGTTGCTCTTCATTATAAAAAAACTGCTGATGAGCAGGCGATAGTTGATTTACTTCCGTTTTATTTTGCCCGAATAGCCAGCTTTGTTGAAGAGACCCGGGGGGTTGACGACTGCGTTGCAGAGGAGGTTATCGAGAAACAATTGGGTGTATTTTTGCAGCTTAAACCGTCGTTTTCAAAGAGGTGGTTTGGGTGA